Genomic window (Toxotes jaculatrix isolate fToxJac2 chromosome 10, fToxJac2.pri, whole genome shotgun sequence):
cttctgtttcctcctccttttcttgcATATCGCATATGGAGACATCAGCTATTCTTTTCCTGAGGAGATGAGACGAGGATCAGTTATTGGAAATATAGCCAAGGATCTCGGGCTGGAAACGGGCGCTCTCTCTAACAGGAGAGCCCGCATCGACACCGACGGGGCTGACAAACGTTACTGTGACATAAACCTGAAAAACGGAGAACTGATTGTGTCCGACAGGATCGACCGAGAGGGGCTTTGTGGCGAAAAAGCTTCGTGCATCCTAAGACACGAGCTTGTGCTGGAGAATCCTCTCGAGCTCCACCGGTTTAGTTTACACATTCAAGACATTAATGATAACTCACCACAGTTTAACGATGAATCGATCAATATAGAAATTCGAGAGTCGGCAGTCAGGGGAGCTCGTTTTGTGATAGAGGAGGCGCACGATGCGGATGTAGGCCAAAATTCAGTTCAACACTACAGCCTTAAGAAGAACGATCATTTCATTTTGGCCGCTAATGGAAACACAATAGAGCTTGTTCTTGATAAAGAGCTTGATCGTGAGAAACAAGCGGAAATTAATTTGCTCCTCACAGCTCTAGATGGAGGCTCTCCTCAGAGATCAGGTACCGTAGTGATACACGTTACTGTGCTTGATGCTAATGATAATGTACCAGTGTTCAGCCAGGCCGTTTATAAAGCCAGTCTGCCTGAAAACTCTCCTCCTGATACTGTAGTGGTCACAGTGAGCGCGACTGATGCAGACGAGGGAGTCAATGGAGATGTGACTTATGACTTTGGTCATGTTACTGAGGATGTGAAGAAGATATTTAGTATTGACCGTAAAGTAGGTGAGATCCGAGTAATTGGGGCTGTTGATTATGAAACTACTACATCGTTTGAAATACGCGTGAAAGCAAAAGATGGGTTAGGGCTTTCATCCTACGCTAAGGTAATAATTTCCATCACTGATGTGAATGACAACGCCCCTGTAATCAATTTGAAATCACTGACTAACCCCATACCTGAGAACGTGTCACCTGGTACAGAGGTGGGCATCATCAACGTGCAGGACAGAGACTCTGAGAATAACAGACAGGTCCGCTGCTCCATTCAGCAAAATGTCCCTTTTAAGTTGGTTCCTTccattaaaaactattattctCTGGTGAGCACAGGACAACTGGACCGCGAAGTGGTGTCTGATTACAACATTACAATCACTGCCACTGACGAGGgctctccacctct
Coding sequences:
- the LOC121188182 gene encoding protocadherin gamma-A11-like produces the protein MITFLYLLWTVLLFLHIAYGDISYSFPEEMRRGSVIGNIAKDLGLETGALSNRRARIDTDGADKRYCDINLKNGELIVSDRIDREGLCGEKASCILRHELVLENPLELHRFSLHIQDINDNSPQFNDESINIEIRESAVRGARFVIEEAHDADVGQNSVQHYSLKKNDHFILAANGNTIELVLDKELDREKQAEINLLLTALDGGSPQRSGTVVIHVTVLDANDNVPVFSQAVYKASLPENSPPDTVVVTVSATDADEGVNGDVTYDFGHVTEDVKKIFSIDRKVGEIRVIGAVDYETTTSFEIRVKAKDGLGLSSYAKVIISITDVNDNAPVINLKSLTNPIPENVSPGTEVGIINVQDRDSENNRQVRCSIQQNVPFKLVPSIKNYYSLVSTGQLDREVVSDYNITITATDEGSPPLSSSKSVQLSVADINDNPPVFEEQSYSAYVSENNKPGSTLCSVSARDPDWRQNGTVIYSLLSGEVNGAPVSSYVSVNGDTGVIHAVRSFDYEQFRSFKVQVMARDNGSPPLSSNVTVSVFISDVNDNSPQILYPAPEGNSFMTELVPKAAHGGSLVSKVIAVDADSGQNAWLSYHIVKSTDPGLFSIGVHSGEIRTQRDISESDSMKQNLIVAVKDNGQPSLSATCSMYLLISDNLAEVPELKDISYDEKNSKLTSYLIIALVSVSTFFLTFIIIILGVRFCRRRKPRLLFDGAVAIPSAYLPPNYADVDGTGTLRSTYNYDAYLTTGSRTSDFKFVTSYNDNTLPADQTLRKSPTDFADAFGDLEECPEV